A stretch of the Marivirga tractuosa DSM 4126 genome encodes the following:
- a CDS encoding bacteriorhodopsin-like, with protein METLFLADVIDIKSDDPVAFTFFTGYMAMFAASVFFFFERQQVDGKWKTSLLVSGLITMIAAVHYYYMRDYYAATGMNPTVLRYIDWTLTVPLMCVEFYLLLRPAGAKQSFLWKLIAASVLMLVAGYIGEAFTDGSMFHSVFWGVVSTVGYVYILYSAWAGEAAQLAKSSDSAAVQKGIRALAWFVLVGWAIYPIGYMAMPGGWLGADGLGLLRPNDLDLIYNIGDAINKIGFGLVVYNIAMTETKKAKASA; from the coding sequence ATGGAAACACTATTTCTAGCTGATGTTATAGACATCAAATCGGATGACCCAGTAGCTTTTACATTTTTTACTGGCTACATGGCAATGTTTGCAGCTTCTGTCTTTTTCTTCTTTGAAAGACAACAGGTTGATGGTAAGTGGAAAACTTCACTTTTGGTATCAGGGTTAATCACCATGATTGCGGCAGTTCATTATTACTACATGCGTGATTATTATGCAGCTACAGGTATGAATCCAACGGTATTACGATATATTGATTGGACTTTAACAGTTCCTTTAATGTGTGTTGAATTCTACTTATTGTTAAGACCAGCAGGTGCTAAGCAAAGCTTTTTGTGGAAATTAATTGCAGCTTCAGTATTAATGCTTGTTGCAGGTTATATAGGAGAAGCTTTCACAGACGGTTCAATGTTCCACTCAGTGTTCTGGGGTGTTGTTTCAACCGTAGGATACGTTTATATCTTATACTCTGCATGGGCTGGTGAAGCTGCACAATTAGCAAAATCTAGTGATAGTGCTGCAGTACAAAAAGGTATCAGAGCATTGGCTTGGTTCGTGTTAGTTGGATGGGCAATTTACCCTATTGGCTACATGGCAATGCCAGGTGGATGGTTAGGTGCAGATGGTCTAGGTTTATTACGACCAAACGACTTAGATTTAATCTATAATATTGGTGATGCCATCAATAAAATCGGATTTGGTTTAGTAGTATATAATATTGCAATGACAGAAACTAAAAAAGCTAAAGCATCAGCATAA
- a CDS encoding NADase-type glycan-binding domain-containing protein, which yields MKCNQLYFTFSLVVISIYLYSCNSSSKSDAQNESASETEEVMEATEEPMGEAPEEMEAEVSSPFDDPTKNKSIDVNLKGVYVTSTKMPHNQYSYANLFDGKPTTFWESMKGAGPYEGIMLYFKEPTAINFLKINQKSGGNFAKLEAVEIYTNGSKEGIHSLNNEFIELEAENILSLYIKFERLSDISRTDKFDGEYMRSSFFDKNKSIGITEIQMMHGGNRLNLKAPQILPGSFTASSTLSPNEAYGVQNLMDSHKEFAWVEGAPGLGIGETINVNLDSETEITGILVNNGFQRSESHFKANARVKELKIEDEKGNTNILKLEDKMDEQYINFQQPLNGKNITMTINSGFKGTAYEDLVISELKFLQGDNLMVVSNQAQENLKRELIKKSKNTVLQNYLDNAVDFWYGEMDGYSSTFILRSDYTFVSYYKEREGDEVLKETISDGNWEIKELGPDKAVIRVFGKLMNISRTIDYYAGSSEDSYIQIFQDFVTFTNDKIEGEKFIQNHEIVRESNE from the coding sequence ATGAAATGCAATCAATTATATTTTACATTTTCACTTGTAGTCATTAGTATTTATTTGTATTCCTGTAATTCTTCAAGCAAATCAGACGCTCAAAATGAAAGTGCCAGCGAAACTGAAGAAGTGATGGAAGCCACCGAAGAACCGATGGGGGAAGCTCCTGAAGAAATGGAAGCCGAAGTGTCTTCTCCTTTCGATGATCCAACAAAAAACAAAAGTATTGATGTGAATTTAAAAGGTGTCTATGTGACTTCCACTAAAATGCCACACAACCAGTATTCATATGCGAACTTATTTGATGGAAAACCAACCACATTTTGGGAGAGTATGAAGGGCGCAGGACCTTATGAAGGCATTATGCTTTACTTTAAAGAGCCAACAGCAATTAATTTTTTGAAAATCAATCAAAAAAGTGGTGGTAATTTTGCGAAGTTGGAGGCAGTAGAAATCTACACAAATGGAAGTAAAGAAGGAATCCATAGTCTAAATAATGAATTCATCGAGTTGGAAGCTGAAAACATACTTTCCTTGTATATTAAATTTGAGCGGCTATCGGATATTAGCAGAACCGATAAATTCGATGGAGAATACATGAGGTCTTCATTTTTCGATAAAAATAAATCCATTGGCATAACAGAAATTCAAATGATGCATGGTGGAAATCGATTAAATTTAAAAGCTCCTCAAATACTGCCTGGTAGTTTCACTGCCAGTTCTACACTTTCACCAAATGAGGCTTATGGCGTACAAAACCTAATGGATTCCCATAAAGAATTTGCCTGGGTAGAAGGTGCTCCAGGTTTAGGAATTGGAGAAACTATAAATGTAAACCTTGACTCAGAAACTGAAATCACGGGGATATTAGTCAATAATGGCTTCCAGCGTTCTGAGAGCCACTTTAAGGCAAACGCAAGAGTGAAGGAATTGAAAATAGAAGATGAAAAAGGCAATACGAACATCCTCAAGCTGGAAGATAAAATGGACGAGCAGTACATTAACTTCCAACAACCTCTAAATGGGAAAAATATCACAATGACCATTAATAGTGGCTTCAAGGGTACTGCTTATGAAGACTTAGTGATAAGCGAGCTAAAATTTTTACAAGGGGACAATTTAATGGTGGTTTCGAATCAAGCGCAAGAAAATTTGAAAAGGGAACTAATTAAAAAATCTAAAAACACAGTGCTTCAAAACTACTTAGACAATGCCGTTGATTTTTGGTATGGGGAAATGGATGGCTACAGTAGTACTTTCATTCTCAGATCCGACTATACATTTGTTTCCTACTATAAGGAAAGAGAAGGAGATGAAGTTTTAAAAGAAACGATCTCAGATGGGAATTGGGAGATAAAGGAATTAGGACCCGATAAAGCGGTAATCAGAGTGTTTGGAAAATTAATGAATATTTCCAGAACCATAGATTATTATGCCGGGTCATCAGAGGATTCCTACATACAAATATTTCAGGATTTTGTAACTTTTACAAATGATAAGATTGAGGGAGAAAAGTTCATTCAAAACCATGAAATTGTACGAGAATCAAATGAATAA
- a CDS encoding NAD(P)-dependent oxidoreductase, with product MLKVGIIREDKIPVDKRSPLTPAQCQMVANQFGVDVKVQKSDVRVFLPEEYSQHGIEMVDDISNSDILLGVKEVPMEKLIAEKTYFFFSHTIKEQEYNRELLQTILKKKIKLVDYECLLDSKTNQRIVAFGRFAGIVGAYNTIWTFGQRYNLFNIRRAHECYDLADMKTEFEKVELPAIKIAITGGGRVAKGAMEVMYGMNILQVSPHEFLNERFDRPVFAQLSSHTYHKKKDGGAFNRDEFYENPGLYEGDFLKYAKVADMLIAGAFWDPRAPVLFTKEDAVSPEFKTRIIGDVTCDIEGSIPSTKKPATVDDPVYDYNPTTDTIEPEFSEESNITVMAVDNLPCELPRDASESFGQEMIDNVLPHLLGEDKEDVIKNATIAENGKLTERYSYLQGYVDGQ from the coding sequence ATGTTAAAAGTAGGAATCATTAGAGAGGATAAAATACCCGTTGACAAGCGTTCGCCTCTAACCCCAGCTCAATGCCAAATGGTGGCTAATCAATTTGGTGTAGATGTAAAAGTTCAAAAAAGTGATGTTAGGGTTTTCCTACCTGAAGAATATTCACAACACGGAATTGAAATGGTCGATGACATCAGTAATAGTGATATTCTATTAGGGGTAAAGGAGGTTCCGATGGAAAAATTAATAGCAGAAAAAACCTACTTCTTTTTTTCTCATACCATAAAAGAGCAAGAATATAACCGTGAGCTTTTGCAAACTATTCTGAAGAAAAAAATCAAGCTTGTGGATTATGAATGCTTGCTCGACTCCAAAACGAATCAAAGGATTGTTGCTTTTGGGCGATTTGCAGGAATCGTAGGGGCTTACAATACGATATGGACATTTGGTCAGCGTTATAATCTATTTAATATCAGAAGAGCTCATGAATGCTATGATTTAGCTGATATGAAAACTGAATTTGAAAAGGTAGAATTACCCGCTATAAAAATTGCTATTACTGGTGGTGGCAGAGTTGCAAAGGGAGCCATGGAAGTAATGTATGGCATGAATATTTTGCAAGTTTCCCCTCATGAATTCTTGAATGAACGATTTGACAGACCCGTCTTTGCACAGTTAAGCAGTCATACTTATCACAAGAAAAAAGATGGTGGTGCTTTTAATAGAGATGAATTTTATGAAAATCCAGGGCTTTACGAAGGGGATTTCCTAAAATATGCTAAAGTAGCTGATATGTTAATTGCCGGTGCTTTTTGGGATCCTCGTGCTCCTGTTCTATTTACCAAAGAAGACGCTGTCAGTCCTGAATTTAAAACAAGAATCATTGGGGACGTTACTTGTGACATTGAAGGATCTATTCCAAGCACAAAAAAGCCTGCGACAGTTGATGATCCTGTTTATGACTATAATCCTACTACTGACACTATTGAGCCTGAATTTAGTGAAGAAAGTAACATTACAGTTATGGCTGTAGACAATTTACCTTGTGAACTTCCAAGAGATGCTTCCGAAAGCTTTGGACAAGAAATGATTGACAATGTTTTACCACACTTATTAGGTGAGGATAAAGAGGATGTGATAAAAAATGCTACTATTGCTGAAAATGGCAAGCTGACTGAAAGATACAGCTATTTGCAAGGATATGTGGATGGGCAATAA
- a CDS encoding deoxynucleoside kinase, whose protein sequence is MDQLKHIAIAGNIGAGKTTLANKLSHHYGWKTEFEAVEDNPYLVDFYKDMKQWAFHLQVYFLNSRLQQVKRIRESEHTVVQDRSIYEDCYVFAKNLHESGNMSDRDYHNYLELFDSMAAVITPPDLLIYLRADIPKLVGQIEKRGRDYEETIRIDYLKNLNKHYEAWVKQYDIGKLIIIDVNQLDYLNNVEDFALIVSKIDTEVHGLFSSQ, encoded by the coding sequence ATGGATCAATTAAAACATATAGCCATAGCTGGGAATATTGGTGCCGGCAAAACCACTTTAGCAAATAAATTATCTCATCACTACGGCTGGAAAACTGAATTTGAAGCTGTTGAAGATAATCCCTATTTAGTGGACTTTTATAAAGACATGAAACAATGGGCTTTCCATCTGCAAGTATATTTTTTAAATAGTCGCCTTCAGCAAGTTAAACGGATTAGGGAAAGCGAACATACCGTTGTGCAAGATCGATCCATCTATGAAGACTGTTATGTATTCGCTAAAAACCTTCATGAATCTGGCAATATGTCCGATCGGGATTACCACAATTACTTGGAATTGTTTGATTCTATGGCAGCTGTCATAACACCACCCGATTTACTTATTTATTTACGTGCAGACATCCCAAAATTAGTTGGACAAATTGAAAAAAGGGGCCGGGATTATGAAGAAACCATTAGGATTGACTATCTAAAAAATCTGAATAAGCATTATGAAGCCTGGGTGAAACAATACGATATTGGCAAACTCATTATTATAGATGTTAACCAATTAGACTATTTAAACAATGTGGAAGATTTTGCTTTAATCGTAAGTAAAATTGACACAGAAGTTCATGGACTTTTTTCTAGTCAATAA
- a CDS encoding M15 family metallopeptidase, which translates to MKLYENQMNKIITILFTSALFLLSCQQEKKKEGDTNNQNISSQKEESTVKDKVQNLIAIEELADSAFVNLRKVSDSFQYDMRYATDNNFLGQKVYDCANCWLRARTVKALIQANKEFVKKGYKIQFYDCFRPRAVQYKMWEVMPDARYVANPKSGSIHNRGDAVDITLVNIKTNKALDMGTDFDYFGKEAHYDYDQLPAQVQENRKLLRSVMEANGFQGIRTEWWHFSFIGEVYPISNQALCNE; encoded by the coding sequence ATGAAATTGTACGAGAATCAAATGAATAAAATCATTACCATACTATTTACTTCTGCTTTATTCTTGCTGAGCTGTCAGCAAGAAAAGAAAAAAGAAGGAGATACTAATAATCAGAATATCTCCAGTCAAAAGGAAGAAAGCACTGTTAAAGATAAAGTTCAAAATCTTATAGCCATCGAAGAATTGGCTGACTCGGCATTTGTTAATTTACGCAAGGTGAGTGATTCATTTCAATATGATATGCGCTATGCTACAGACAATAATTTCTTAGGGCAAAAAGTATATGACTGCGCTAATTGCTGGCTTAGAGCACGAACGGTGAAGGCTTTGATTCAAGCTAATAAGGAATTTGTCAAAAAAGGTTATAAGATCCAATTTTACGATTGCTTCAGACCAAGGGCAGTGCAGTACAAAATGTGGGAAGTAATGCCCGATGCCAGATATGTAGCCAATCCGAAGAGTGGATCTATCCACAATAGAGGCGATGCGGTCGACATCACATTAGTGAATATCAAAACCAATAAGGCATTGGACATGGGCACTGACTTTGATTACTTTGGAAAAGAAGCACATTATGATTATGACCAGCTTCCTGCACAAGTCCAAGAAAATAGGAAATTGCTACGCTCGGTAATGGAGGCTAATGGTTTCCAAGGAATTAGAACGGAATGGTGGCATTTTAGCTTTATAGGTGAAGTTTATCCTATTTCAAATCAAGCACTTTGTAATGAATAA
- a CDS encoding DUF2461 domain-containing protein: MAYFSNDFVKFFEELEKNNHKEWFDENRKRYEKEIKNPFKAFVGDLILAIQKFDPEIMIKPTDAIFRINRDIRFSKNKQPYKNNVAAYISRISKKEQFPGYYVHLDAEGIWLGGGLYDLSTENIYKVRQEILYNEKQLEEALDSNGFKEEFGKLQGQKNKILKPPFKEFGKEIPILFQKQFYFMKRYPANKITDDKLVNFCADRFEKAFPVNKFFRLALEHLE; the protein is encoded by the coding sequence ATGGCTTATTTCAGTAATGATTTTGTAAAGTTTTTCGAAGAATTGGAGAAAAACAACCATAAAGAGTGGTTTGATGAGAATAGAAAAAGATATGAAAAGGAAATTAAAAACCCTTTTAAAGCTTTTGTTGGTGATTTAATTCTAGCTATTCAGAAGTTTGACCCTGAAATCATGATCAAACCAACGGATGCCATTTTCCGAATCAATAGAGACATTCGGTTTTCTAAAAACAAGCAACCCTACAAAAACAATGTAGCAGCATATATCTCCAGGATTTCAAAGAAAGAACAGTTCCCTGGTTATTATGTGCATTTAGATGCTGAAGGGATTTGGCTAGGGGGTGGTTTATACGATCTTTCAACAGAAAATATTTATAAAGTGAGACAGGAAATACTTTATAATGAGAAGCAGCTGGAAGAAGCACTTGATTCAAACGGGTTTAAGGAGGAATTTGGCAAACTACAAGGACAAAAAAATAAAATACTAAAACCCCCATTTAAGGAGTTTGGCAAAGAGATTCCTATCTTATTTCAAAAGCAGTTTTATTTTATGAAACGCTATCCGGCAAATAAAATAACGGACGATAAATTAGTTAATTTTTGTGCAGATAGGTTTGAAAAAGCTTTCCCTGTCAATAAGTTTTTTCGCTTAGCACTAGAACATCTAGAATAA
- a CDS encoding histidine kinase dimerization/phosphoacceptor domain -containing protein, whose protein sequence is MNCILLISFLTLQFENTLQLQYAAGNKDSIPENFLPLPNDFNPEIGESYWVKIEISSAEEKPFVIQGGKWYMRNLIFYNHEGEYLKKGNHIIVDSKDTISTFYIYYPFTDEKSAGISQITKFDLFEFMETKTKKDIVQACFQSILIFLILISIFFYFQSRDKVYIYYGLYLFSIMWFFAYQYGLLGSAIPIFNKISPMWFWLFPFTITLFYALFTIEYFNLKSVEFKAYKVIKWGIYYMFFLFALSTLLYVFRFDVQHSYFYKIPTITIEFILIGAALFRITKIKNKIKNYYLVGVFILLIASLGGQLYSTSQSMDNINYVIQAGLILEVFILSLGLGVRVDQIQKNHSASSKELIKQLKLNESLQKEYTSKLEKQVNERTKSLLKRTEENEMLLKEVHHRVKNNLQVIISLMNMQERRMKSVQMQQMLASTKNKVKSIALIHEHLYHHEDFMDIQLDEYIKNLIQMLIINIHNGKEIQLFLEIPKIKIHFEKAIYIGLILNELTTNCIKYGFENHNNPELKIDISEKDSSIKMNIRDNGKNTPSNVDKTGLGFSIIQAIVEKNEGQFSFDQDENGFAVQIEMKM, encoded by the coding sequence ATGAATTGCATTTTACTCATATCGTTCCTCACATTGCAATTTGAAAATACACTTCAACTGCAATATGCTGCGGGGAATAAAGATTCTATTCCAGAGAATTTCTTACCATTACCAAATGATTTCAATCCTGAAATTGGTGAATCCTATTGGGTGAAAATTGAAATCTCATCAGCAGAAGAAAAGCCCTTTGTTATTCAAGGTGGAAAATGGTATATGAGAAACCTGATTTTCTACAATCATGAGGGTGAATATCTGAAAAAAGGAAACCACATAATAGTAGATTCCAAAGACACTATTAGCACCTTTTACATTTACTACCCCTTTACCGATGAGAAATCTGCTGGAATATCTCAAATAACTAAATTTGATTTATTTGAATTTATGGAAACGAAAACCAAAAAGGACATTGTGCAAGCTTGCTTTCAATCCATATTAATATTTCTAATTCTTATTTCAATCTTCTTTTACTTCCAAAGCCGTGACAAAGTATATATTTACTACGGTCTCTACTTATTTTCTATAATGTGGTTCTTTGCCTATCAATATGGCTTATTAGGAAGTGCTATACCCATTTTCAATAAAATTTCCCCAATGTGGTTTTGGTTATTCCCTTTCACAATCACTTTATTCTATGCGCTTTTTACTATTGAATATTTCAACCTGAAATCTGTTGAATTCAAAGCTTATAAAGTTATTAAATGGGGAATCTACTATATGTTTTTTCTATTTGCTCTGTCCACTCTGCTTTATGTTTTTAGATTTGATGTTCAACATTCCTATTTCTATAAAATCCCTACAATCACCATAGAATTTATATTAATAGGTGCTGCGCTTTTTAGGATTACAAAAATTAAAAACAAAATTAAAAACTATTATTTGGTAGGGGTATTTATCCTGCTAATTGCATCTTTAGGAGGTCAGTTGTATTCCACTTCCCAATCAATGGACAATATTAATTATGTAATACAGGCAGGACTTATATTGGAAGTATTTATTCTTTCCCTTGGTTTAGGAGTAAGGGTAGACCAAATTCAAAAAAACCATAGCGCATCAAGTAAAGAATTAATCAAACAACTAAAATTGAATGAGAGCCTCCAAAAAGAATATACATCCAAGTTGGAGAAGCAAGTAAATGAAAGAACCAAAAGTTTACTGAAAAGGACAGAGGAAAATGAAATGCTTTTAAAGGAAGTTCATCACCGAGTTAAAAACAATCTGCAGGTTATTATCAGCCTTATGAACATGCAGGAGAGAAGGATGAAGTCCGTTCAAATGCAACAAATGCTTGCTTCCACTAAAAATAAGGTTAAATCCATTGCTCTCATTCATGAACATTTATATCATCACGAAGATTTTATGGATATCCAATTAGATGAATATATTAAGAATTTAATTCAAATGCTTATTATCAATATTCATAATGGAAAAGAAATTCAATTGTTTCTTGAAATACCGAAAATCAAAATTCATTTTGAAAAAGCCATTTATATCGGTCTGATATTAAACGAACTGACTACCAATTGCATTAAATACGGCTTTGAAAATCATAATAACCCTGAATTGAAAATTGATATTTCAGAAAAAGATTCATCTATAAAAATGAACATTCGAGACAATGGAAAAAATACGCCATCTAATGTCGATAAGACTGGTCTAGGTTTTAGTATTATCCAAGCAATTGTAGAGAAAAATGAAGGTCAATTTAGTTTTGATCAAGATGAAAATGGTTTTGCTGTTCAGATTGAGATGAAAATGTAG
- a CDS encoding LytR/AlgR family response regulator transcription factor has translation MTIKVLIIEDDPITSLDLKEILISNGFHVSQAAKSFEEGLSAYQNTNPDVLLVDINLNGDKDGIDLVESLQQEYDIFPVVFLTANSDFQTKKRAYSTNPSVFLTKPFREGDLINSLELAFYNFTKLKSKDINNKAFFIKTNSEYAKVMEVDILFIKAEGSYCRIITSDKEYLISKNLTNCAQELQFEHFIRVHRSYLVNSRKIASVDTQNLYIDGCAIPIGRNYKSSVREIINKLS, from the coding sequence TTGACAATCAAGGTACTGATCATAGAAGACGACCCCATTACTTCTTTAGATTTAAAAGAGATTTTAATTTCTAATGGATTTCATGTATCTCAAGCTGCAAAATCATTTGAAGAAGGACTTTCAGCTTATCAAAATACAAATCCAGATGTTTTACTGGTTGATATCAATTTGAATGGAGACAAAGATGGTATTGATCTCGTAGAATCTTTACAGCAAGAATACGATATTTTTCCAGTAGTATTTCTAACTGCAAACTCTGATTTCCAAACTAAAAAAAGAGCTTATAGTACTAATCCTTCTGTATTTTTAACAAAGCCTTTTCGTGAGGGAGACCTGATCAATTCATTAGAATTGGCTTTCTATAATTTTACTAAACTGAAATCGAAGGACATTAATAACAAAGCATTCTTTATTAAAACCAACAGTGAATATGCCAAAGTAATGGAGGTTGATATCCTTTTTATCAAAGCGGAGGGAAGTTATTGTAGGATTATTACTTCTGATAAAGAATATCTGATATCCAAAAATTTGACAAATTGTGCGCAAGAACTACAGTTTGAACATTTCATAAGAGTTCATCGCTCCTATTTAGTCAACAGCAGAAAAATAGCAAGTGTAGATACACAAAATTTATACATTGATGGATGTGCCATACCAATTGGAAGAAATTATAAAAGCTCAGTTCGGGAAATCATTAATAAATTATCATAA
- a CDS encoding YwaF family protein, with protein MEFLKSIYHAEESFKMFGTEHLVSVIFAILIGVILIFFAKKQKIDFQKNCLKLLSIYISSTVIIWGVFEINLGRFEIDKDLPLVFCNFIALLLPLYVFIFKRNSLLFNIIYYIIIGGAIQAIITPGLKMSFPHYEYIKFWSVHAGLIIFILYEITIFKRRPSFKGVFWAFLFVQAHVLFSFLLNVFLDSNYLFLNTKPHNASFLDLLGGWPYYIIWMDIILIPYFLIFYLPFFIKQKIKNLN; from the coding sequence ATGGAATTTTTAAAATCAATATACCATGCAGAAGAGTCCTTCAAAATGTTTGGAACGGAACATTTGGTAAGTGTTATTTTCGCCATTTTAATAGGTGTTATTTTGATTTTCTTTGCAAAGAAACAGAAGATCGACTTCCAGAAAAACTGTCTCAAACTTTTATCCATTTACATTTCAAGCACTGTAATTATATGGGGTGTTTTTGAAATCAATTTAGGGAGATTTGAAATAGATAAAGACTTACCTTTAGTGTTTTGCAATTTCATCGCACTATTGTTGCCGCTTTACGTATTCATATTTAAGCGAAACTCTCTTCTATTTAATATTATTTACTACATCATTATTGGTGGGGCAATCCAAGCTATTATAACGCCTGGACTAAAAATGAGCTTCCCCCATTATGAATATATTAAATTTTGGTCAGTCCATGCTGGCTTGATTATTTTCATCCTTTACGAAATTACCATATTTAAAAGAAGACCAAGCTTTAAAGGAGTTTTTTGGGCCTTTCTATTCGTGCAAGCTCATGTTCTTTTTTCTTTTCTTCTTAATGTATTTCTAGACTCCAATTACTTATTTTTGAATACCAAACCGCATAATGCATCTTTTCTTGATTTACTGGGTGGATGGCCCTATTACATTATTTGGATGGATATTATTTTAATTCCGTATTTCTTAATTTTTTATTTACCTTTCTTTATCAAACAGAAAATTAAGAACCTAAACTGA
- a CDS encoding J domain-containing protein, whose amino-acid sequence MENYYQILGLSEMATLSEIKVAYKKLAKAYHPDINPTSAAEEKFKSISTAYTILSNNDLRRQYDVKLAQMRLNAKRASIRAQETRQKAYRNPYRNYTYRPPVYKPANNASTERKATYYALGIVASVALLLYVGVTIYDFYQERKLQHMISQFDEQVKYADSLYYSGKVQAALNFIDDMKSSNSDYTPIKRYEIDYLNFRREQADIDYKNQSYQDALWGYLFFMEYSKSQNPDLQYRLAVCYKNLNEPNKAVFILNRLMNSNYKRMRMISLIAEIYKEELNDYEVAMQYYQMGLKSILAEFKSVYGNAYRLLVSAERTPESYKSIYFNASEILYDQENYIEASKLLEWVIFFKPEKKLGYQYLIECYHQLGNKKEACNILKKAEKMDIRPSINSELSCN is encoded by the coding sequence ATGGAAAATTATTACCAAATATTAGGTTTGAGTGAAATGGCAACATTATCAGAGATAAAAGTTGCCTATAAAAAGCTTGCAAAAGCATACCATCCTGATATTAATCCTACTTCTGCAGCGGAAGAGAAATTTAAAAGTATTTCTACTGCTTATACCATTCTCAGCAATAATGATTTAAGAAGGCAATATGATGTGAAATTGGCTCAAATGCGGCTAAATGCTAAGAGAGCTAGCATTCGTGCACAAGAAACGAGGCAAAAAGCATATAGAAATCCTTACCGAAATTATACCTATAGACCACCTGTATATAAGCCGGCAAATAATGCTAGTACAGAACGAAAGGCGACCTATTATGCACTGGGTATTGTGGCCTCGGTGGCACTTCTGCTTTATGTTGGAGTTACTATTTATGACTTTTATCAAGAAAGAAAGCTTCAACATATGATTAGTCAGTTCGATGAACAAGTGAAATATGCAGACAGTCTCTATTATTCTGGTAAAGTGCAAGCTGCACTGAATTTTATTGATGACATGAAATCTTCCAATAGTGACTACACACCTATCAAAAGGTATGAGATTGATTATTTGAATTTTAGAAGAGAACAAGCTGATATAGATTACAAAAATCAGTCTTACCAAGATGCACTTTGGGGCTATTTATTCTTTATGGAGTACAGTAAAAGTCAAAACCCTGATTTGCAGTACAGGCTAGCAGTTTGCTATAAGAACCTGAATGAGCCCAATAAAGCGGTGTTTATCTTAAATAGATTAATGAATAGTAATTACAAGCGAATGCGGATGATTTCACTCATTGCTGAGATCTACAAGGAAGAATTGAATGATTATGAAGTAGCCATGCAATATTACCAAATGGGTTTAAAGAGTATTTTGGCAGAATTTAAAAGTGTTTATGGCAATGCTTACCGCTTATTAGTTTCAGCAGAGAGAACCCCTGAAAGTTATAAGTCGATTTATTTTAATGCCTCTGAGATTCTTTATGACCAAGAGAATTATATTGAAGCATCAAAATTATTAGAGTGGGTTATATTTTTTAAACCAGAGAAGAAGCTTGGTTACCAGTATTTAATCGAGTGTTATCACCAGTTGGGAAATAAAAAGGAAGCATGTAATATTTTAAAAAAGGCAGAAAAAATGGATATTCGCCCCAGTATTAACTCTGAACTAAGCTGTAATTGA